In Bradyrhizobium guangxiense, the following are encoded in one genomic region:
- a CDS encoding dihydrofolate reductase, translating to MSFRIEGYVIVSADGMLADAGHVMPDSLKFEGDKLFFEQALDRAALIVHGRNSHEQQPNSPKRKRLILTRKIKALTVDPELPNATLWNPEHASFEEACAFADVASGMVAIIGGPVVFDLFMDRYDTFWLSEAPQVRLPGGEGCFVGVPARTPHEVLASHGLKPGAPYLLDAAHGVTVTPWNPARGSN from the coding sequence TTGTCTTTCCGCATCGAAGGCTACGTCATCGTCTCGGCGGACGGCATGCTCGCCGACGCGGGTCACGTCATGCCCGACAGCCTGAAGTTCGAGGGGGACAAGCTGTTCTTCGAGCAGGCGCTCGATCGGGCCGCCCTGATCGTGCACGGCCGCAACTCGCATGAGCAGCAGCCGAACTCGCCGAAGCGCAAGCGGCTGATCCTGACCCGCAAGATCAAGGCGCTCACGGTCGATCCGGAGCTGCCGAACGCGACCTTGTGGAATCCGGAACACGCGAGCTTCGAGGAGGCCTGCGCCTTTGCGGACGTCGCCTCCGGCATGGTCGCCATCATCGGCGGTCCCGTCGTGTTTGACCTGTTCATGGACCGCTACGACACGTTCTGGCTGTCGGAAGCCCCACAGGTGCGCCTGCCCGGCGGCGAAGGCTGTTTCGTCGGCGTGCCGGCGCGGACCCCGCATGAGGTGCTGGCTTCGCACGGACTGAAGCCGGGCGCACCCTATCTGCTCGACGCGGCCCATGGGGTGACCGTAACACCGTGGAACCCGGCCAGGGGCTCCAACTAA
- a CDS encoding polysaccharide deacetylase family protein: MRVAAGLILASAMSVAMTGAAWSQTPAAKPAAATQAAPAATPAAAAPAAAPVAAAAPAGFVNPPPPKQAPQPARAACNTPGALGVARTVEIDTTGGPGFGFEHFKELDFLRDKEVVLTFDDGPWPKNTPAVLKALADECTTGIFFSIGKHATYEPEILKQVYNAGHTVGTHTWSHANLNNKKLNEAQRKEEIEKGLSAVKWALGGISPSPFFRFPALQHPPEMVTYLGNRNTAIFSCDIDSFDFKASKPEKVIETVMKKLDAKGKGIILMHDFQKHTAEALPELLKRLKAGGYKVVAMRAKFPASTLPEYDQELLKDAKLPTVSQRPVNSVVTTVSE, encoded by the coding sequence ATGCGTGTGGCGGCAGGACTGATTTTGGCAAGCGCAATGTCGGTTGCGATGACCGGCGCAGCATGGTCGCAGACTCCGGCCGCAAAGCCCGCAGCCGCGACACAGGCCGCACCGGCGGCGACACCGGCCGCCGCGGCGCCCGCGGCAGCTCCAGTGGCAGCCGCCGCGCCTGCCGGATTCGTCAATCCACCTCCGCCCAAGCAGGCGCCGCAGCCGGCCCGTGCGGCCTGCAACACGCCGGGCGCGCTCGGCGTCGCCCGCACCGTCGAGATCGACACCACGGGCGGTCCCGGCTTCGGCTTCGAGCACTTCAAGGAGCTCGACTTCCTGCGCGACAAGGAGGTGGTGCTGACTTTCGATGACGGCCCCTGGCCGAAGAACACGCCCGCGGTGCTGAAGGCGCTCGCCGATGAATGCACCACCGGCATCTTCTTCTCGATCGGCAAGCACGCGACCTACGAGCCGGAGATCCTGAAGCAGGTCTACAACGCCGGCCACACCGTGGGCACCCACACCTGGTCGCACGCCAATCTCAACAACAAGAAGCTCAACGAAGCGCAGCGCAAGGAAGAGATCGAGAAGGGCCTGTCCGCGGTGAAGTGGGCGCTCGGCGGCATCTCGCCCTCGCCGTTCTTCCGCTTCCCGGCGCTCCAGCATCCGCCGGAGATGGTCACCTATCTCGGCAACCGCAACACCGCGATCTTCTCCTGCGACATCGACTCGTTCGACTTCAAGGCTTCCAAGCCCGAGAAGGTGATAGAGACCGTGATGAAGAAGCTGGACGCCAAGGGCAAGGGCATCATCCTGATGCACGACTTCCAGAAGCACACGGCGGAGGCCCTGCCCGAGCTGCTCAAGCGCCTGAAGGCGGGCGGCTACAAGGTGGTGGCGATGCGCGCCAAATTCCCGGCATCGACGCTGCCCGAATACGACCAGGAGCTGCTCAAGGACGCAAAGCTGCCGACGGTGAGCCAGCGCCCGGTCAATTCCGTGGTGACGACAGTTTCCGAATAG
- a CDS encoding glutathione peroxidase → MMNRRTMLTAALAGMLAPATRAFAAGSMSRIAAYAFSFPALSGDDIRLAAFTGKPLLVVNTASLCGYTPQYAGLQELWDEFRARGLTVIGVPSNDFGGQEPGGSSEITETAHHQYGVTFPVTAKTVVVGAKAHPFYRWAAEARPREVPRWNFHKYLIGRDGYIAEVFPSAVEPADTRIKTAIARALADS, encoded by the coding sequence ATGATGAATCGCAGGACCATGCTCACCGCGGCACTGGCCGGCATGCTGGCGCCGGCGACACGCGCGTTCGCCGCTGGCAGCATGAGCCGGATCGCGGCTTACGCCTTCTCCTTCCCCGCTCTGTCCGGCGACGACATCCGCCTCGCCGCTTTCACCGGCAAGCCGCTGCTGGTGGTCAACACGGCCTCGCTCTGTGGCTACACGCCGCAATATGCTGGCCTGCAGGAGCTCTGGGACGAGTTTCGCGCCCGCGGCCTCACCGTGATTGGTGTGCCCTCCAACGATTTCGGCGGCCAGGAGCCCGGCGGCAGCAGCGAGATCACGGAGACCGCGCACCACCAATATGGTGTTACCTTCCCGGTCACGGCCAAGACCGTCGTGGTCGGAGCAAAGGCGCATCCTTTCTACAGATGGGCCGCCGAAGCGCGACCGAGAGAAGTTCCGCGCTGGAACTTCCACAAATATCTGATCGGCCGCGACGGCTATATCGCGGAGGTCTTTCCGTCCGCGGTCGAGCCGGCCGATACGCGAATCAAGACGGCCATTGCCAGAGCGCTGGCCGACAGCTGA
- a CDS encoding L,D-transpeptidase, with product MNSVNGSGFPAKPARLWQVAILTAASAIGATSQADAAFYYWTDYSDGSYYARQERHPEIPRQKPQRRSAAGKKEVVAEKEAGAKPQGPLVIVVSIDRQKVTVYDSNGVFAESPVSTGMKGHSTPMGVFSVIQKHKFHHSNIYSGAPMPYMQRITWSGVAMHAGVLPGYPASHGCIRMPMAFAVKMWNWTKMGARVIVAPGEMSPHSFSHPLLASSRVPPQPTANLDPQTNVGDKADKGAASTKAAEIRPEEAKPVETKTASAEGVLELRASVGHTVMSDVTTGNAAAREEAAAPVGKTKTAEASDAAKPASEDAAKPADENKPADKVEAVKAEPVKTEAAKAPDASAPALAASPEAKKDESRVADPAPAAKPEARKRAGQIAVFISRKDSKLYVRQNFAPLFEAPVTIATGDRPLGTHIFTAELDKTDSNVLRWSVVSLPVSARSAAREDDGRLTGRQRGAAVIPVAAKPVTAKPVVTPDSPAEALDRISIPADTMAKINEMLTSGGSIIISDQGINQGETGEGTDFIVRLY from the coding sequence ATGAACAGCGTGAACGGGTCGGGTTTTCCTGCCAAGCCGGCGCGGCTTTGGCAGGTCGCCATCTTGACGGCGGCGAGTGCGATCGGCGCGACCAGCCAAGCAGACGCGGCATTCTATTATTGGACGGATTATTCCGACGGATCCTATTACGCCCGGCAGGAGCGGCATCCCGAGATACCACGCCAGAAGCCGCAGAGGCGCAGCGCGGCCGGCAAGAAAGAGGTCGTCGCCGAAAAGGAAGCCGGCGCGAAGCCACAAGGGCCGCTGGTCATCGTCGTCTCGATCGACCGGCAGAAGGTCACGGTCTACGACAGCAACGGCGTGTTCGCGGAATCACCGGTGTCGACAGGCATGAAGGGCCATTCCACCCCGATGGGTGTGTTCAGCGTCATTCAGAAACACAAATTCCATCACTCCAACATCTATAGCGGCGCGCCGATGCCGTACATGCAGCGGATCACCTGGTCCGGCGTCGCCATGCATGCCGGCGTGTTGCCGGGCTATCCTGCCTCGCATGGCTGCATCCGCATGCCGATGGCGTTCGCCGTGAAGATGTGGAACTGGACCAAGATGGGCGCGCGCGTGATCGTCGCGCCGGGCGAGATGAGCCCGCACAGCTTCTCCCATCCCCTGCTCGCCTCGTCGCGCGTGCCACCGCAGCCGACCGCCAACCTCGATCCGCAGACCAATGTCGGCGACAAGGCGGACAAGGGCGCCGCGTCGACCAAGGCCGCCGAGATCAGGCCCGAAGAGGCCAAGCCCGTCGAGACCAAGACGGCCAGCGCCGAAGGCGTGCTCGAGCTGCGCGCCTCCGTCGGCCACACCGTGATGTCGGATGTGACGACGGGCAACGCGGCGGCCCGCGAAGAAGCCGCCGCCCCGGTTGGCAAGACCAAGACGGCCGAAGCATCCGATGCCGCCAAGCCTGCGTCGGAAGACGCCGCCAAGCCGGCGGACGAGAACAAGCCCGCCGACAAGGTCGAGGCCGTCAAGGCCGAGCCGGTCAAGACGGAAGCCGCGAAGGCACCCGATGCATCGGCCCCTGCCCTCGCCGCCTCGCCTGAGGCGAAGAAGGACGAGAGCCGCGTGGCCGACCCGGCGCCGGCCGCAAAGCCGGAAGCGCGCAAGCGGGCCGGCCAGATCGCCGTCTTCATCAGCCGCAAGGATTCCAAGCTCTACGTGCGGCAGAATTTTGCGCCGCTGTTCGAAGCGCCGGTCACCATCGCCACGGGCGACCGTCCGCTCGGCACACACATCTTCACCGCGGAGCTCGACAAGACCGATTCCAACGTGCTGCGTTGGTCGGTGGTGTCGCTGCCCGTCTCCGCCCGCTCCGCGGCACGCGAGGACGACGGCCGCCTCACCGGCCGCCAACGCGGCGCTGCCGTGATCCCCGTCGCTGCCAAACCTGTCACCGCCAAGCCCGTGGTCACGCCTGACAGCCCGGCCGAAGCCCTCGACCGCATCTCGATCCCCGCCGACACCATGGCGAAGATCAACGAGATGCTGACGTCAGGCGGCTCCATCATCATCTCCGACCAGGGCATCAACCAGGGCGAGACCGGCGAAGGCACCGACTTCATTGTTCGTCTGTACTAA
- a CDS encoding CreA family protein: MSSRFLGLSGIRLKGFAFFLLALAVPAASAQAADEPDLIFRRSTVFKWMSPNDKLATYGLDDPEVEGVACHFTVPEKGGFKGWLGLAEEVSDISLACRQVGPIKFKNKMEQGDDMFRRRRSLFFKKMQIVRGCDVKRNVLVYMVYSDKLIEGSPKNSTSTVPIMPWGPGDANVEKCGEFFTQ; encoded by the coding sequence ATGTCATCTCGTTTCCTCGGCCTTTCCGGCATCCGCTTGAAAGGATTCGCTTTCTTCCTCCTGGCGCTGGCCGTGCCGGCGGCGTCTGCTCAGGCCGCCGACGAGCCTGATCTGATCTTCCGTCGCTCCACCGTGTTCAAGTGGATGAGCCCGAACGACAAGCTCGCGACCTATGGTCTCGACGATCCCGAGGTCGAGGGCGTCGCCTGCCATTTCACGGTACCGGAGAAGGGCGGTTTCAAGGGCTGGCTGGGCCTCGCCGAGGAGGTCTCGGATATTTCGCTGGCCTGCCGCCAGGTCGGCCCGATCAAGTTCAAGAACAAGATGGAGCAGGGCGACGACATGTTCCGCCGGCGCCGTTCGCTGTTCTTCAAGAAGATGCAGATCGTGCGCGGCTGTGACGTCAAGCGCAACGTGCTGGTCTACATGGTCTATTCGGACAAGCTGATCGAGGGTTCGCCGAAGAACTCGACCTCCACCGTGCCGATCATGCCGTGGGGACCGGGGGACGCAAATGTTGAGAAGTGCGGGGAGTTCTTCACGCAGTGA
- a CDS encoding DUF6719 family protein, translating into MLLCRATCLSLLISMALAGTAHAAAVGREQDIVDLKLGQRVQVDDGTCPAGQVREVRGARMTDKGVARTSTCVPRYGPKTK; encoded by the coding sequence ATGCTGCTCTGCCGCGCGACCTGCCTTTCGCTCCTGATCTCCATGGCGCTTGCCGGAACGGCGCATGCCGCTGCGGTCGGACGCGAGCAGGACATCGTCGATCTCAAGCTCGGTCAGCGCGTGCAGGTGGATGACGGAACCTGTCCGGCCGGACAGGTCAGGGAGGTGCGCGGGGCGAGAATGACGGACAAAGGCGTCGCACGCACTAGCACCTGTGTGCCGCGATACGGTCCGAAAACGAAATGA
- a CDS encoding PLP-dependent aminotransferase family protein, translating to MQKIPTNSVSSPAKTELPLDLTGPHVTAGASAAHRLYQALCEMIVSGLVKPGEPLPPSRTLAKQTGFRRNAVVTAYERLIADGFAEATVGSGTFVAARVPARAAEPNKPKAMVETPGQGAFSLGCTHIDERAMQRFRAFVGRRMRAFGPEHLRYGDPRGSRELRAAIANHLLSARGLRCDPDQIMLTSGTLHALRIVLSAILKAGDQVWCEDPGYPAARKTIAHCGYRAVPVPVDEYGMLVAKGRTAASDARAAYVTPSHQFPLGVQMSMPRRLELLDWAKQAGAFVLEDDYDSEFRYDGAPLMSLAGIDRLQRVIYLGTFAKTLFPGLRIGYCALPERLIADVTAARAALDRFPGTLMEGAVADMLNSGAFSANLKRVRKLYREARDALAETLEAASDGALSVPVPSQGLHLVARFDPSVNLAVAAHVKQAAGAEGWLLADTYARARPLPGFVLGFSGHAVPQLVASAERLARESRAALRTKVRAARRA from the coding sequence ATGCAAAAAATTCCGACCAATTCCGTTTCTTCGCCGGCCAAGACCGAGCTGCCGCTCGACCTCACCGGCCCGCACGTCACTGCGGGCGCCTCCGCCGCGCACCGGCTCTATCAGGCCTTGTGCGAAATGATCGTCTCCGGCCTCGTCAAGCCCGGCGAGCCGCTGCCGCCGTCACGCACGCTGGCCAAGCAGACCGGCTTTCGGCGCAACGCCGTCGTGACCGCCTATGAGCGCCTGATCGCCGATGGCTTTGCCGAGGCCACCGTCGGCTCCGGAACGTTCGTCGCCGCACGCGTCCCTGCGCGCGCGGCCGAACCGAACAAGCCCAAGGCGATGGTCGAAACGCCCGGGCAAGGCGCGTTCTCGCTCGGCTGCACCCACATCGACGAGCGCGCCATGCAGCGCTTCCGCGCCTTCGTCGGCCGTCGCATGCGCGCCTTCGGGCCCGAACATCTGCGTTATGGCGATCCGCGCGGCAGCCGCGAGTTGCGCGCGGCGATTGCCAATCATTTGCTGTCGGCGCGCGGGCTGCGCTGCGACCCCGATCAGATCATGCTGACGTCAGGCACCCTGCACGCACTGCGGATCGTGCTGAGCGCGATCCTGAAGGCGGGCGACCAGGTCTGGTGCGAGGACCCGGGTTATCCCGCCGCGCGAAAGACCATCGCGCATTGCGGCTATCGCGCCGTGCCCGTTCCCGTCGATGAGTACGGCATGCTTGTCGCCAAGGGCCGCACTGCGGCGTCCGACGCACGCGCGGCCTATGTCACGCCGTCACACCAGTTTCCGCTGGGCGTTCAGATGTCGATGCCGCGGCGGCTCGAGCTGCTCGACTGGGCCAAGCAAGCCGGCGCCTTCGTGCTGGAGGACGACTACGACAGCGAATTCCGTTATGACGGCGCACCACTGATGTCGCTCGCCGGGATCGACCGTCTCCAGCGCGTGATCTACCTCGGCACGTTCGCCAAGACGCTGTTTCCGGGCCTGCGCATCGGCTATTGCGCCCTGCCCGAACGCCTCATTGCGGACGTGACGGCCGCGCGCGCGGCGCTCGACCGCTTCCCCGGCACGCTGATGGAAGGCGCGGTCGCCGACATGCTCAATTCGGGTGCCTTCTCCGCAAACCTCAAGCGCGTGCGGAAACTCTATCGCGAGGCGCGCGATGCGCTGGCCGAAACGCTGGAAGCCGCATCCGATGGCGCGCTTTCGGTGCCGGTGCCCTCGCAGGGCCTGCATCTCGTCGCCCGGTTCGATCCGTCGGTCAACTTGGCGGTGGCCGCGCATGTCAAGCAAGCAGCCGGCGCGGAAGGCTGGCTGTTGGCCGACACGTATGCGCGCGCCCGTCCACTGCCCGGTTTCGTGCTCGGGTTCTCCGGCCATGCGGTTCCGCAGCTCGTCGCCTCCGCCGAACGGCTCGCGCGGGAATCCCGCGCGGCCCTCCGCACGAAAGTCAGGGCGGCCCGGCGCGCGTGA
- a CDS encoding pyridoxamine 5'-phosphate oxidase family protein — protein MSQTETSNSYPTSARNQVKRRHDRGFYDHDTVHRILDSSMLCHVSYVIDGQPYCTPTFFWREGTKLYWHGSSASRMLRNQTKGERVCLTVAHLDSLVLARCGFNHSADYRAVMAFGTAYLVTDADEKERAVIAMVDRFFPDRTAGLRASNTQEIKATSFIAMEIEEASAKIRAKGVADDDEDYALPIYAERIPVRTVLGAPEPCPRLLDGVTRPATLDGYTEGRLLEDALRDAYFVEYPNG, from the coding sequence GTGAGCCAGACCGAGACCTCCAATTCCTATCCAACGTCGGCGCGCAACCAGGTGAAGCGCCGCCACGACCGCGGCTTCTACGATCACGACACGGTTCATCGCATCCTGGACTCCTCGATGCTGTGCCACGTCTCCTACGTGATCGACGGCCAGCCTTATTGCACGCCGACCTTTTTCTGGCGCGAGGGCACCAAGCTCTACTGGCATGGCTCGAGCGCCAGCCGGATGCTGCGCAACCAGACCAAAGGCGAGCGCGTGTGTCTCACCGTCGCCCATCTCGACAGCCTCGTGCTGGCGCGCTGCGGCTTCAATCACTCCGCCGATTACCGTGCGGTGATGGCGTTCGGCACGGCCTATCTCGTCACCGACGCGGACGAGAAGGAGCGCGCGGTGATTGCGATGGTCGACCGCTTCTTCCCGGATCGCACCGCAGGCCTCAGGGCCAGCAACACGCAGGAGATCAAGGCGACGTCCTTCATCGCGATGGAAATCGAGGAAGCCTCGGCCAAGATACGCGCCAAGGGTGTCGCTGACGACGACGAGGACTATGCGTTGCCGATCTATGCCGAGCGCATCCCGGTGCGCACGGTGCTCGGCGCGCCCGAGCCGTGTCCGCGCCTGCTGGATGGAGTGACACGCCCTGCGACGCTCGATGGCTACACAGAAGGCCGACTGCTCGAAGATGCATTGCGGGATGCATATTTTGTGGAGTACCCGAACGGCTGA